In Candidatus Omnitrophota bacterium, the genomic window GCCAGTATGACTGGGTGAATAACAAGGTCTGGCTGGGAGACCTTTATGGAGGTTATATTTACAGGTATAAGGGAATGGAGTATTTTGCTTCCGCAGAGGTTACCTCCTCACAGTTTGATGCCGGAGAGATAAGCACCTTTGACTCTATTGAATGGATTGCTTCCACGCCAGGTGCTTCTTCTGTAAAATTTCGCTTACGCGCTGCCGAAGATAACAGCGGTTCACCCGGCACCTGGACTGATTGGTTAGGCCCTGCCGGCACCGGGGATTATTATGAAACATCAGGAGAAGAAATAAACGATGATTTAACCGGTTGTCAATGGCTGCAGTATAAATGTTTCCTGGAAAGCGGCAGCAGTCCTGTTTTGGAAGAAGTAACGATAAATTATACCGTGGATGAGGATTGGGAAGGCCCGACATTCACCAACTTTTCTCCGGAATACGCCAATCAAGATACCACTTTTAATATTACCTGTTATATCTCTGATCCAAGCGGAGTTTACGACGATACCACAGGCTCTACAGGACAGGGTGTGCATCTCCTTTGGGCCGCCAACGCCGGGATGAGCGGCTCACAGGAAATTCAAATGAGCGCCCAGTCAGTGGATGGCGATGGATGCGGCACCTATATTACCGATACGCCTGTTACCGGCCAGTCCAACGGCACCATAGTTTATTATCAGGTATATGCTTACGATAATGATTACGACGGCGGCAAAGAAACCGATAGGACCCAGAACTATTCGGCGGTGCAGCATGTTACTGTGGCGGATAAGTTCTTTGAGGTTAGCGCTGTCTCGCCTCAGGAGGCAGGCACGGCTTTTAATATTACGCTTATTGCCCGGATAAATTCATCAGGGACCGTTACTACTGATACCGATTACAACGGCACGGCCAACCTGGAAGCAGAATATACATCCCCGGCTTCAGGAACAAAACTTTTAACTCCTTTAACCTGCACTTTCACCGCCGGTTTGGCCACGGCTTTGGTTATCTATCCTGATTGCGGGACAATCAAGGTTAAAGCCGTTGATTCTCTGGATGCGAATATGACCGGCGCTTCAAATGAGGTTTTGTTCAGGCCCAGCCATTTCTCAGTTTCGGCGGAGTCTGCTACCCAGATAGTTTCCGGGGAATTTGAACTGACTATTGCCGCTAAAAACGCCTCTGGAGAAATCACGCCTAACTTTAAGGAAGAAATAACAATTTCCCCGGCCTATGTTGACCCGTTAGACAGTGACGGAAGCATATCACCGGCCTCGGCTGAAGGCACAAGTTTTACAGATGGTTCTTATGTTATGAGTGTCTCTTATGACAGGGTAGGCACTATTATTATCCGGACAGCGGTAAGTGAAGATGTTACCAAATCCGGTGACTCTGAAGAAATTACCTTTATTCCACACTCTTTCCAATTGACCGTTGGCGATATCCCCAAGGACCGGGCCTTCTTTTATATTGATGAGCCAATCCCGGTTACCGTGACCGCCTTGGATTATAATTCTGCTGCTATCTCCAATTACAGCGGCACCGTGCGCTTTTCGCCGGTTTCCAACCTTAGCCTGCCGGCCGATTATACCTTTATCCCTGCCGATAACGGCAGTCATCAGTTTGCGGTTACCTGCAGTCAGCCCCAGACATTTAATCTTACCGTAGGTGATGTCGATTACAACACGGTTACCGGCACCTCTGAGAATATCTTGGTGGATTATGGAAGGATCAAGGTAATTAGCAAGTCTGCCTCGGTAGGCACCACCACGGTGCAGGTACAGGTTCAGGATTCCAACGGCGCGATTATCTGGCTTGATAACGCTACCACTTTTACGGTTTCCCTGTCTGAAAGTTCAGCCAACGACTCTGCTTATAGTCCTGCCGTATCTGAGCCGGTTCAAGTTACTTCCGGCGTAGCTAGTATCATGCTTTCCGATATTGAACCGGAAATCGTTACCATAACCCCTTGCTCTTCTCCTTATCTTGACCCGGTTTCCGGAGAGGTAAACTTTGGCGGGGTAGGGGATGAGGGAATAAGGGTATTGTTTTGGGAGGAGGAAAGATGAAGGCCAATTCAGATAATACTAAGGATAAAAAATTCATAAATCACCCGGAGAGGCTTTCGATACTTTATCATATAACCCGCCAGCTTAATTCTTCTCTGGATTTAGATAAGTGCCTGCAGAAGATTATCAAGCAGGTATCTAAGTTTCTAAACGTAAGCAGGGCTTCTCTGATGTTATTGGATGAGCAGGATAGTGAATTGACTATAAAATGTGCAATTGGGATTGACCGGGATATTATGAAGAATACGCGTATAAAAATAGGGCAGTCAAACAGTGTTTCTTCCCGGGTGGCGCAAAACGGAAAGCCTCTTTTGATAACCGATATTCAAAAGGAAAAAGGGCTTATTAAATGGAATTCCGATAAGTACTTCAATAATTCCCTGCTTTCGGTGCCGTTAAAGCGGAGAAAGAAAGTGCTTGGTGTTTTGAATGTAAATAATAAAAGAGACAAGAAAGTTTTTAGTAAAGATGATTTAAATTTTCTTGTTATGCTGGCAAACGAATTTTCTCTGGCTATTGACAACTCCCGATTGTATCAAAGATTGATTCAGGTAAATAAAGATCTAAAAAAGTTACATAGGGCAAAAAGTGATTTTATGGAGGATATTTCACATAATTTACNNNNNNNNNNGGTAAATATCATAAAAGAAAAACAGGTTGGCAGGGTTAATGCGCAGCAGCAGCGCTTTTTATCTCTGGCAGACAATAACCTTGATTATATTTTCCGCTCGATAGACCGCCTTCTGGAATTTTCCCATTTGCACTCAGATAAAGCAGCGTTAAAAAAACAGCAGGTATATATTGCCGGATTTATAAAAGAGACCGTCAACTCCTTTTATCCTTTGGCGAAAGATAAAGGCGTTGTCTTAAAAAGTAAGGGCCTGAATAAAGATATTAAGGTATTTATTGACCCCGACAAAATCAGGGACGTGTTGACGAATCTGATTGATAATGCTATCCGCTTTACTCCCCCCCGGGGAAAAATCCTGGTGGTAATGGCTGAAAAGCATAATTTTATAGAAGTCAGCGTGATAGATACCGGCGCAGGGATTCCTGCAGGGGTTTTAAAAAAACTTTTTACCCGTTTTTATCCGGGGAACCCCCCTAAGTCAGCGCAAAAAAGAAGTTTTGGTTTGGGGTTAGCAATATCCAAAAGCATTATAGAGATACATGGAGGCAATATCGGTGTGGCAAGCAGGAAAGGCAAAGGCAGTAATTTTACCTTTACTTTACCGCGTAACTGATTTTTCTGCGGCTGATTTTTCTTGACTATTTAATTATCAGGCTTTAAGATGTATACATGGAGAGCTTTTAAATGAAAAAAAGGAAAATATTAATTGTTGAAGATTACAGAGATTTGCAGGAATTGCTTAAGTCTTCATTGGAACATG contains:
- a CDS encoding GAF domain-containing protein, translated to MKANSDNTKDKKFINHPERLSILYHITRQLNSSLDLDKCLQKIIKQVSKFLNVSRASLMLLDEQDSELTIKCAIGIDRDIMKNTRIKIGQSNSVSSRVAQNGKPLLITDIQKEKGLIKWNSDKYFNNSLLSVPLKRRKKVLGVLNVNNKRDKKVFSKDDLNFLVMLANEFSLAIDNSRLYQRLIQVNKDLKKLHRAKSDFMEDISHNL
- a CDS encoding HAMP domain-containing sensor histidine kinase → VNIIKEKQVGRVNAQQQRFLSLADNNLDYIFRSIDRLLEFSHLHSDKAALKKQQVYIAGFIKETVNSFYPLAKDKGVVLKSKGLNKDIKVFIDPDKIRDVLTNLIDNAIRFTPPRGKILVVMAEKHNFIEVSVIDTGAGIPAGVLKKLFTRFYPGNPPKSAQKRSFGLGLAISKSIIEIHGGNIGVASRKGKGSNFTFTLPRN